The following are encoded in a window of Phaseolus vulgaris cultivar G19833 chromosome 3, P. vulgaris v2.0, whole genome shotgun sequence genomic DNA:
- the LOC137806459 gene encoding uncharacterized protein produces MSVTAGVSDTVIAIRDKLRGKIGQTKVQRYWPGKVPEWADEENEDVAAADIRPSREAALEKVFPRHEEDTAIVRKDDRRLRRLAESRIDNREEVRADHRRIRQAEIVSTIEEEARRQEWLEMEEDDENALAERRRLIKEKLLQREQEEALPQEEEEEEEEEEEEEESEYETDSDEEYTGVAMVKPVFVPKSERDTVAERERLEAEEQALEDARKRRLEERRIETKQIVVEEIRKDEEIQKNLEMEANIADVDTDDEVNEAEEYEAWKVREIGRIKRDREDREAMLKEKEEIEKVRNMTEEERREWERKNPKPAPPPKQKWRFMQKYYHKGAFFQSQSDDLASTVGSDGIFTRDFSAPTGEDKMDKTILPKVMQVKHFGRSGRTKWTHLVNEDTTDWNNPWTYNDPLRAKYNDKMAAMNASMSKPKGSRKLKDWETR; encoded by the coding sequence ATGTCGGTGACAGCGGGTGTTAGTGATACTGTAATAGCGATTAGGGATAAGCTCAGAGGTAAAATTGGGCAAACAAAAGTTCAGCGTTATTGGCCTGGTAAAGTTCCTGAATGGGCTGATGAGGAGAATGAAGACGTTGCCGCTGCTGATATTAGACCCTCAAGGGAAGCTGCCTTGGAGAAAGTATTTCCTCGTCACGAAGAAGATACTGCTATAGTCAGAAAAGATGATCGCAGGCTCCGGCGTTTGGCTGAGAGTCGGATTGATAACCGGGAGGAGGTTCGGGCTGATCATCGCCGCATTCGGCAGGCTGAGATTGTTTCCACCATTGAAGAGGAGGCCAGGAGGCAGGAATGgttggaaatggaagaagatgatgaaaatGCTTTGGCAGAAAGAAGGAGGCTGATTAAAGAGAAGTTGCTTCAAAGAGAGCAGGAAGAGGCGCTTCCTCaggaagaggaggaggaggaagaagaagaggaggaggaggaggaatcTGAATATGAGACTGATTCTGATGAGGAATATACTGGAGTGGCTATGGTGAAGCCGGTTTTTGTTCCCAAGTCTGAGAGAGATACCGTTGCTGAGCGCGAACGGCTTGAGGCTGAGGAACAGGCACTTGAAGATGCAAGGAAAAGGAGGTTGGAGGAAAGAAGGATTGAAACGAAGCAGATTGTTGTTGAGGAGATACGAAAGGATGAAGAAATCCAGAAAAACTTGGAAATGGAGGCCAATATTGCTGATGTGGATACTGATGATGAAGTCAATGAGGCTGAGGAATATGAGGCTTGGAAAGTTAGGGAGATTGGTAGGATCAAGAGGGACAGGGAGGATCGGGAGGCAATGTTGAAGGAAAAAGAAGAGATTGAGAAGGTGAGAAACATGACAGAGGAAGAGAGGAGGGAGTGGGAAAGAAAGAATCCGAAACCTGCTCCACCACCAAAGCAGAAATGGAGATTTATGCAGAAATACTATCACAAAGGAGCTTTCTTCCAGTCTCAATCTGACGACCTGGCATCCACCGTTGGATCTGATGGTATTTTCACACGTGATTTCTCAGCTCCAACTGGGGAGGATAAAATGGACAAGACAATATTACCCAAGGTTATGCAAGTCAAGCACTTTGGTCGTAGTGGAAGAACTAAATGGACCCATCTTGTCAACGAGGATACAACTGATTGGAACAACCC
- the LOC137805790 gene encoding isoflavone 4'-O-methyltransferase-like, which translates to MGFCSNGREESEMYHAQIHLYKHVYNFVSSMALKSAMELGVADAIHSHGEAMTVSELASALKLHPSKVSVLHRFMRLLTHNGFFAKTTVASRKEGGGGGEETVYDLTPPSKLLIRSKSTCLAPIVKGALHSSSIDMWHSSKKWFTEDEKELSLYESAKGESFWDFLNKTTESDTLNMFQEAMAADSGMLKIALEECKHVFEGLGSLVDVGGGTGTLTRLINELFPHMKCTVFDQPQVVANMTGTENLNFIGGDIFKSIPSADAVLLKWVLHDWNDELSVKILKNCKEAISGKGKEGKVIIIDIAIDETSDDRELTELKMDYDLVMLTMFNGKERDRKEWEKIIYDAGFSSYDITPICGFKSLIQLYP; encoded by the exons ATGGGTTTCTGTAGCAACGGCAGAGAAGAGAGTGAAATGTATCACGCTCAAATCCACCTCTACAAACACGTCTACAACTTCGTGAGCTCCATGGCCCTCAAGTCCGCCATGGAATTAGGTGTTGCGGACGCAATCCACAGCCACGGAGAAGCCATGACCGTTTCTGAGTTAGCCTCTGCACTGAAACTGCACCCCTCAAAAGTCTCTGTCCTCCACCGATTCATGCGCCTTCTAACACATAATGGGTTCTTCGCCAAAACAACAGTGGCGTCACGTAaagaaggaggaggaggaggagaagaaacAGTGTATGATCTGACCCCTCCTTCCAAGCTTCTAATCCGAAGCAAGTCAACGTGTTTGGCTCCTATTGTTAAGGGCGCGCTTCATTCGAGTTCCATCGACATGTGGCACTCCTCCAAGAAGTGGTTCACTGAGGATGAGAAGGAACTCTCACTGTATGAGAGTGCCAAGGGGGAGAGTTTCTGGGACTTTCTGAACAAAACCACTGAGTCTGATACGCTTAACATGTTTCAAGAAGCCATGGCAGCAGATTCTGGAATGTTGAAGATAGCTCTGGAAGAGTGCAAGCATGTGTTTGAGGGATTGGGTTCCCTTGTCGATGTGGGAGGTGGGACTGGTACTCTCACCAGGCTCATCAATGAACTCTTCCCTCACATGAAATGCACGGTGTTTGATCAACCACAGGTTGTGGCTAACATGACTGGAACAGAAAATTTGAACTTTATTGGTGGAGATATTTTCAAATCCATCCCTTCTGCTGATGCAGTTTTACTCAAG TGGGTTCTGCATGATTGGAACGACGAGCTCTCAGTGAAGATATTGAAGAACTGCAAAGAAGCGATTTCAGGGAAAGGGAAAGAAGGAAAAGTGATAATCATAGACATAGCTATTGATGAAACAAGTGATGATCGCGAATTGACAGAGTTGAAGATGGACTATGACTTGGTGATGCTCACTATGTTCAATGGAAAAGAAAGAGACAGAAAAGAGTGGGAGAAAATTATTTACGATGCAGGCTTCAGCAGCTACGACATCACCCCTATATGTGGCTTCAAATCTCTCATCCAACTTTATCCTTAA